A DNA window from Malus domestica chromosome 12, GDT2T_hap1 contains the following coding sequences:
- the LOC103451221 gene encoding short-chain dehydrogenase reductase 2a-like, which produces MRAQVMPEKALHGIHGLGRDNITTTPPPKRLDGKVAIVTGGARGIGEATVRLFARHGAKAVIADVEDAVGTALANSLGPSVTFVHCDVSLEEDMENLIESTISRYGQLDIMFNNAGVLGNQSKHKSIMNFDVDEFDRVMRVNVRGAALGMKHAARVMVARGIGGCIISTASVAGVAGGLGPHAYTASKHAIVGLTKNTACELGRYGIRVNCISPFGVATSMLVNAWRMSSDGDDEDEEECTDLGMPCEQEVEKMEEFVRGLANLKGQTLRTKDIAEAALYLASDESKYVSGHNLVVDGGITTSRNCVGL; this is translated from the exons ATGCGTGCCCAAGTTATGCCAGAAAAAGCCCTTCATGGAATCCATGGATTGGGAAGGGACAACATTACTACTACTCCTCCCCCCAAAAG GTTGGATGGAAAAGTTGCTATAGTGACAGGTGGTGCTAGAGGCATTGGAGAAGCAACAGTGAGGCTTTTTGCAAGGCATGGCGCCAAAGCAGTCATTGCTGACGTGGAGGATGCAGTTGGCACAGCCCTAGCAAATTCCCTGGGCCCTTCAGTTACCTTTGTTCACTGTGATGTTAGCTTGGAAGAAGACATGGAAAACCTAATTGAATCAACAATTTCCCGTTACGGGCAACTGGACATTATGTTCAACAATGCCGGGGTCCTCGGAAACCAGTCGAAACACAAGAGCATCATGAACTTTGATGTCGATGAATTTGACCGCGTAATGCGGGTGAATGTTAGAGGAGCTGCATTGGGGATGAAGCACGCTGCAAGAGTGATGGTTGCTAGAGGAATCGGAGGGTGCATAATTTCAACTGCAAGTGTAGCCGGAGTAGCAGGCGGCCTGGGGCCACATGCTTACACAGCTTCAAAACATGCCATTGTAGGGCTCACAAAGAACACAGCTTGTGAGCTGGGAAGGTACGGAATTAGGGTAAACTGCATTTCTCCGTTTGGGGTTGCCACGTCAATGCTGGTCAACGCTTGGAGGATGAGTAGCGATggtgatgatgaagatgaagaggaaTGTACGGATTTGGGGATGCCTTGTGAGCAAGAAGTGGAGAAAATGGAAGAGTTTGTGAGAGGGCTTGCCAATTTAAAAGGTCAAACTTTGAGGACAAAAGACATAGCTGAGGCTGCTCTTTATCTTGCTAGTGATGAATCCAAGTACGTTAGTGGCCATAACTTGGTTGTGGATGGTGGAATTACCACTTCAAGAAATTGTGTTGGCTTGTAg